GCCACCTTGCCGTCGAGTCGGGAAACAGGATCGAAGCTCATGGGATTGAAGAGTGGGTTCAGGGGATAGGGGGACGCGGGAACTTCATCTCGCCGGGCTCGAGCTCGAAGTCGTACTGCAGCGTGGCGCTCTTGCCATCGGGCGCCAGCGCGAAGCAGCCGATCAACCGCCGCGTCACGCCGAAGGTCGGGTCGCTTTCCAGGTTGTCGTCGTCATCGGCAAACACCTGCGTGATCAGCACCTTGTGGCCCGGCTTGCTCACCATGAAGTGCAGGTGCGCGGGCCGGTTGGGGTGGCGCTGCTGCGCGCGCAGCAGCACGCCGCAGGGCCCGTCGGTCGGCACGGGGTAGCCGGCCGGCCGCACGCTGCGGAAATGAAAACGGCCCTCGGCATCGGTCGTGAAGCGGCCGCGCAGGTTCATGTCTTCCTGCGCCGGGTCCTGGTTTTCGTACAGGCCGATGGGCGAGGCCTGCCACACGTCGACCGTGGCGCCTTCGATCGGTTCACCCCGCGCGTCGCGCACCGTGCCCGTCACCGCGAGCGGAAGGCCCGGCGTGCCCGAGCGTGCGATGTTGTCGCCCGCCGCGCAGGCCGGCGAATTCGCGCGCCAGAACGGGCCGAGCAGCGCGGCCGGCGATTCGCCGTGCGGGTCCTGGTTGTTCTGCAGCGCCACCACGGTGGACACGCCA
This genomic window from Variovorax paradoxus contains:
- a CDS encoding dioxygenase family protein, with amino-acid sequence MNIATSPDSVLGFALEAMARTPDPRLRTVMNALTRHLHAFVQEVKLSEEEFEEALEFIVAIGQATGEKKNEVVLAADILGVSTVVALQNNQDPHGESPAALLGPFWRANSPACAAGDNIARSGTPGLPLAVTGTVRDARGEPIEGATVDVWQASPIGLYENQDPAQEDMNLRGRFTTDAEGRFHFRSVRPAGYPVPTDGPCGVLLRAQQRHPNRPAHLHFMVSKPGHKVLITQVFADDDDNLESDPTFGVTRRLIGCFALAPDGKSATLQYDFELEPGEMKFPRPPIP